From one Macrobrachium nipponense isolate FS-2020 chromosome 37, ASM1510439v2, whole genome shotgun sequence genomic stretch:
- the LOC135209366 gene encoding uncharacterized protein LOC135209366, with protein MERNRKKLAYQQERADGSFSSSSGIRGMCGRQSSGNKHGQRDCSSVCQETRRHPLLFSERDSQESVAMGKGQKYRPPNKICTRRIKCQSGPLEPEKSGPAYRMDSQIRGMRNAMEVMGATFHRLVCNQQDKEDADVLLTGAGSTSGSSRRVPHELGRTGSVRLPSLQSDTQSIKEVRAVRRNQNDPDIPVLADARLVRRDVAVTSGSSKNPSIASRSAQTAPLQTVSQEYPRSSANCLSTVEKLLRARGFSREAAKAIARSRRASTINVCQSKWEIFRNWCKEKKVSLSNTSVSQIADFLLHLKLKVGLATTTIKGYRSMLASVFRHRGLDLSRNQDLHDLIRTFDTTKHKSEQLPGWNLDVVLRFLMSNKFEPIQESSFRNLTRKTLLVALATARRVSEIQAMDKRVGNSRSKAVCSTTLGFLAKNETPSNPWPRSFMIPSLGDFASQERERTLCPVRALQCYLHRCKDVRETFDNLWCSVKDPKRPMSKNALAFFIRSVIQEAHTECNETLYKALKVKAHEVRAVATSMAFRKNQSLKAILDATYWRSSSVFSSFYLKQIETVYEDCRTLGPFVATGLVLGEGVDTSNPTC; from the coding sequence ATGGAGCGAAACCGAAAGaaattggcatatcaacaagaaagagctgatggcagcTTTTCTAGCTCTTCAGGCATTCGAGGAATGTGTGGCAGGCAAAGTAGTGGAAATAAGCATGGACAACGTGACTGCTCTAGCGTATGTCAGGAAACAAGGAGGCACCCACTCCTTTTCTCTGAACGAGACAGCCAAGAATCTGTTGCTATGGGCAAAGGACAAAAATATCGTCCTCCAAACAAGATTTGTACAAGGAGAAttaaatgtcagagcggacctctTGAGCCGGAAAAATCAGGTCctgcctacagaatggactctcaaaTTAGAGGTATGCGAAATGCTATGGAGGTTATGGGGGCAACCTTCCATAGACTTGTTTGCAACCAACAAGACAAGGAGGATGCAGACGTTCTGCTCACCGGTGCCGGATCCACAAGCGGTAGCAGTAGACGTGTTCCTCATGAACTGGGAAGGActggatctgtacgccttccctcccTTCAAAGTGATACACAAAGTATTAAAGAAGTTCGCGCAGTCCGAAGGAACCAGAATGACCCTGATATCCCCGTACTGGCCGACGCGAGACTGGTTCGCAGAGATGTTGCAGTGACTAGTGGAAGTTCCAAGAACCCTTCCATTGCttccagatctgctcagacagccccacttcaaacggtatcacaggaatacccgcgctcttcagctaactgcctttcgactgtcgaaaagctccttagagctagaggcttttcgcgaGAGGCAGCTAAAGCTATTGCCAGATCAAGAAGGGCTTCGACCATCAACGTCtgccagtcgaagtgggagatatTTAGAAACTGGTGTAAGGAGAAGAAGGTGTCCTTGTCCAACacatctgtgagccagatcgcagacttccttcttcacttaaaacttaaagtaggtctagccactactacaattaagggatacaggagcatgctggcgtcagtctttagacatagaggactggacttgtcTAGGAATCAAGATCTTCACGACTTAATTAGAACTTTTGATACTACGAAACACAAGAGTGAACAACTACCAggatggaatctggacgtagtactAAGGTTTTTAATGTCTAACAAGTTTGAGCCGATCCAGGAGAGCTCGTTCAGGAATTTAACCAGGAAGACTCTTCTAGTCGCTCTTGCTACTGCAAGGAGAGTAAGCGAGATTCAAGCTATGGACAAAAGAGTAGGAAATAGTAGATCTAAAGCGGTTTGTTCAACCACTTTaggtttcttagccaagaatgaaaccccatccaatccttggcctaggtcTTTTATGATTCCCAGCCTTGGAGATTTTGCAAGTCAGGAACGTGAAAGGACTCTTTGTCCGGTAAGAGCATTACAGTGTTATCTGCACAGGTGCAAGGACGTTAGAGAGACTTTTGACAACTTATGGTGTTCCGTTAAAGATCCCAAAaggcctatgtcaaagaacgccttagccttctttattagaagtgtgattcaaGAAGCTCACACGGAGTGCAATGAAACGCTTTACAAGGCTTTAAAGGTAAAGGCCCATGAAGTGCGAGCAGTCGCGACGTCAATGGCGTTTAGAAAGAATCAGTCCCTTAAAGCCATTTTAGACGCGACATACTGGAGGAGCAGCtccgtattttcttctttttatctgaaACAAATAGAAACGGTATATGAAGACTGCAGAACCCTTGGACCGTTCGTAGCCACTGGCTTGGTGTTGGGTGAAGGAGTTGATACCTCTAATCCTACATGCTAG